From Woronichinia naegeliana WA131, the proteins below share one genomic window:
- the tgt gene encoding tRNA guanosine(34) transglycosylase Tgt, whose amino-acid sequence MLIYTVNFSYHCQANCSHTKARAGIFQTPHGPVETPRFMPVGTAATVKGITPEQLAKTDAQMVLANTYHLHLQPGESIVEQAGGLHRFMGWSGPLLTDSGGFQVFSLSQLRTISDHSVIFRSPRDGRLIEITPEKSIQIQNALGADVIMAFDECPPGQASREVVQAATERTYRWLERCLLAHQRPLDQALFGIVQGGTYLDLRAQSVEQLVKLDLPGYAIGGVSVGEAPELVHQVVQATTPLLPSHKPRYLMGVGTYREMAIAIAAGIDLFDCVIPTRFGRHGTALVQGERWNLKNAPFREDFRPLDETCNCYTCQTFSRAYLNHLVRSREMLGYILLSLHNITELIRFTTRIRAAIIGDRFLAEFGHWLSSE is encoded by the coding sequence CTGCTGATTTATACCGTGAATTTTTCCTATCATTGTCAAGCAAATTGTTCCCATACCAAGGCCAGAGCGGGAATTTTCCAGACTCCCCATGGCCCCGTTGAAACCCCCCGTTTCATGCCCGTTGGCACGGCGGCTACGGTTAAAGGGATTACGCCTGAGCAGTTGGCCAAGACTGATGCTCAGATGGTGCTGGCAAATACCTATCATCTCCATTTACAACCTGGGGAAAGCATTGTGGAGCAAGCGGGGGGACTACATCGTTTTATGGGCTGGTCTGGCCCCCTGTTGACAGATTCGGGGGGATTTCAGGTGTTTAGTTTGAGTCAATTGCGAACGATTTCTGATCACAGTGTCATCTTTCGATCGCCGAGGGATGGTCGCTTGATTGAAATTACCCCAGAGAAGTCTATTCAAATTCAAAATGCCCTGGGTGCAGATGTGATCATGGCGTTTGATGAATGTCCGCCGGGTCAGGCTAGTCGAGAAGTGGTACAAGCGGCAACGGAACGCACCTATCGCTGGCTGGAGCGTTGTCTCCTGGCTCATCAAAGACCTCTAGATCAAGCCTTATTTGGCATTGTGCAGGGGGGAACCTATCTAGATCTACGCGCTCAATCCGTGGAACAACTGGTTAAATTGGATTTACCCGGCTATGCGATCGGGGGGGTCAGTGTGGGCGAGGCTCCAGAGTTAGTTCATCAAGTGGTGCAGGCAACAACGCCGTTATTACCGTCCCATAAGCCGCGTTATTTAATGGGTGTGGGAACCTATCGAGAAATGGCGATCGCGATCGCTGCTGGCATTGATCTCTTTGATTGTGTAATTCCGACCCGTTTTGGCCGTCATGGAACGGCTTTGGTACAAGGAGAACGGTGGAATTTAAAAAATGCCCCTTTTCGGGAAGATTTTCGGCCATTAGATGAAACTTGTAACTGTTATACCTGTCAAACTTTTAGTCGAGCCTATCTTAATCATTTAGTGCGATCGCGGGAAATGTTAGGTTATATTCTTTTGTCGCTGCACAATATTACGGAACTAATCCGTTTTACAACCCGCATTCGAGCAGCTATTATTGGCGATCGTTTTTTGGCGGAATTTGGCCATTGGTTAAGCTCAGAGTGA
- a CDS encoding transglutaminase family protein, with the protein MIADSAAITFSSPTQISKTLRPVAAVSIYGIVFDYGTDGTEPPRLLAVDSKNGYLLAIDPLTQNTQILNAQHWQEFVGAMGLAIADDQLWFTSGQSVYSCSLKEGNFLPERFAWLDYPASGVAVYEKTVYITCQKTGDILVYSGETRELITRFYAPGIGMENITVKGEELWISDSLEQTVYCLDRATGKILFSILTPFECPTGLAFYTDPKTGQETLYVAYIQQEPYIRDNPNADPNHELLYRPRTFIHPLYFHYDPEQHFTLSNGFLVEMTYAEELAALDPIELNQVEWRIALPAETARQKIRSIEPIGIPFSEIIEENGQRIAIFRFDQLTMDSRAIFGWKVVMEVWSIKYRILPKDCENLPALPPGFSDRYLVDNDNLSMDSDIIIRAAAEAIGRETNLLRKMHSIRNYVYDHLSYGIKPHIDTPDLALRRGVGSCGEYVGVLLALARLNGIACRTVGRYKCPAYPLTRNVPMEPDFNHVWMEFYLPGIGWLPMESNPDDMIEGAPYPTRFFMGLAWYHAEMSKDVPFEALISEGIPVNKQRVSIGQLAINHVQFTILEELVPQPL; encoded by the coding sequence ATGATTGCTGATTCTGCTGCGATTACATTTTCCTCCCCAACTCAGATCTCCAAAACCCTTCGCCCTGTTGCTGCTGTTTCCATCTATGGGATTGTCTTTGACTATGGTACTGACGGGACAGAGCCGCCTCGCCTTTTGGCAGTAGATAGTAAAAATGGTTATTTATTGGCCATTGATCCTCTCACCCAAAATACTCAAATTCTCAACGCTCAACATTGGCAGGAATTTGTGGGAGCAATGGGTTTGGCGATCGCCGATGATCAATTATGGTTTACCTCTGGCCAAAGTGTTTATTCCTGTTCTCTAAAAGAGGGAAACTTTTTACCCGAACGATTTGCCTGGTTAGACTATCCGGCCAGTGGGGTTGCGGTATATGAAAAAACGGTTTACATTACCTGCCAAAAAACCGGCGATATTCTGGTCTATAGCGGAGAAACAAGAGAACTGATTACCCGTTTCTACGCCCCTGGTATTGGCATGGAAAATATCACGGTCAAGGGTGAAGAATTGTGGATTTCCGATAGTTTAGAACAAACGGTATATTGTCTGGATCGGGCAACGGGCAAGATTTTATTTAGTATATTAACTCCCTTTGAATGTCCGACAGGATTGGCCTTCTATACCGATCCCAAAACGGGTCAAGAAACGCTCTATGTGGCCTATATTCAACAGGAACCTTATATTCGGGATAATCCCAACGCTGACCCGAACCATGAGTTGCTCTATCGGCCTCGTACCTTTATTCATCCCCTCTACTTTCACTACGATCCTGAACAGCATTTCACCCTGTCCAATGGCTTTTTAGTGGAAATGACCTATGCTGAGGAGTTAGCGGCCCTAGATCCCATTGAATTAAATCAGGTGGAATGGCGCATTGCCCTACCCGCAGAAACAGCCCGCCAAAAAATTCGTAGCATTGAACCGATCGGGATTCCTTTTTCAGAAATTATTGAAGAGAATGGACAGCGAATTGCCATCTTTCGCTTTGATCAATTGACAATGGATTCCCGTGCCATTTTTGGTTGGAAAGTGGTGATGGAAGTATGGAGTATTAAATATCGGATTTTGCCCAAGGATTGCGAAAATTTACCCGCTTTACCCCCAGGCTTCAGCGATCGCTATTTGGTAGATAATGACAACCTCAGTATGGACAGCGATATTATCATTCGGGCCGCTGCCGAGGCGATCGGACGAGAAACCAACTTACTCCGTAAAATGCACAGTATTCGCAACTATGTCTATGACCATCTTTCCTATGGCATCAAACCTCATATTGATACACCTGACTTAGCTTTGCGGCGTGGCGTAGGGTCTTGTGGCGAATACGTCGGCGTTCTATTAGCCCTAGCCCGTTTAAATGGCATTGCCTGTCGTACCGTTGGCCGCTATAAATGTCCAGCCTATCCCCTCACCCGTAATGTGCCGATGGAACCCGATTTTAACCATGTTTGGATGGAATTTTATCTGCCTGGCATTGGTTGGCTACCGATGGAGTCCAATCCCGACGATATGATCGAAGGTGCCCCCTATCCCACCCGCTTTTTCATGGGATTAGCTTGGTATCACGCCGAAATGTCTAAGGATGTTCCCTTTGAGGCTTTGATTAGTGAGGGGATTCCGGTCAATAAGCAACGAGTTTCCATCGGTCAATTGGCGATTAACCATGTCCAGTTCACCATTTTGGAGGAGTTAGTCCCCCAACCTCTCTAA
- a CDS encoding c-type cytochrome translates to MKRIFAILVLLVALVGLALPRPALAADLANGAAIFSNKCAACHMGGNNAVNPQKTLKQADLTKYGMDTPEAIIAQVTNGKAAMPKFGGQISEKDIQDVAAYVLDQAAKGWK, encoded by the coding sequence ATGAAAAGAATTTTTGCCATCCTAGTACTACTAGTTGCCTTAGTTGGACTCGCATTACCCCGTCCTGCCCTAGCTGCCGATCTCGCCAATGGAGCCGCAATTTTTAGCAATAAATGTGCTGCTTGTCACATGGGCGGGAACAATGCGGTCAATCCTCAAAAAACGTTAAAACAAGCAGATCTGACCAAATATGGAATGGATACCCCCGAAGCCATCATTGCTCAAGTAACCAATGGCAAAGCTGCTATGCCTAAATTTGGAGGACAAATTAGCGAAAAAGATATTCAAGACGTTGCGGCCTATGTATTAGACCAAGCGGCAAAAGGTTGGAAGTAG
- a CDS encoding DUF2470 domain-containing protein, protein MADPLTPTISDRICKHMNEDHAEAVVLYAQVFGDRPQTEKAQMVAVDPQGMDLSIEVQETMEMLRIPFDHVLQDSEDAHQTLIAMVRQARTRPLQNEKQATH, encoded by the coding sequence ATGGCTGACCCCCTTACTCCGACGATTAGTGATCGCATTTGTAAACATATGAATGAAGATCATGCTGAGGCTGTTGTTCTTTATGCCCAGGTCTTCGGCGATCGCCCCCAAACTGAAAAGGCCCAAATGGTGGCTGTCGATCCCCAGGGAATGGATCTGAGTATTGAGGTTCAAGAAACAATGGAAATGCTCAGAATTCCCTTTGATCACGTTTTACAGGATTCGGAAGATGCCCATCAAACTCTGATTGCCATGGTCAGACAGGCCAGAACTCGGCCCTTGCAAAACGAGAAACAGGCAACGCATTGA
- a CDS encoding transposase, which translates to MWAYIQKQPQETKRLLGIEYPKLLELITYGKLLKKEFEESKTTLIKAGGGNKPKLSEEEQIVLMLVYLRHYPTFQLLGIMFEISESSAHNIFNYWQSLFGENLPASLFEQLKKLPEEIEKVKEELIQHELIVDATEQPVERPLGQEAQKPYYSGKQKRHTSKSQIIICPKIKEIVDVVIGEIGSKSDVQILRQRLAKFHQEQGFLGDKAYEGEFQLTTPKKKPKGRELSKEEKERNSWLSSRRVVVEHMIRLLKVFKVMQEKFRLRKGRYKSLISTVCGLVRLRINALILSIIKCSESGQVIEVKMSHCFLPELNLEV; encoded by the coding sequence ATGTGGGCTTATATTCAAAAACAGCCTCAAGAAACAAAGAGGTTGTTAGGAATAGAGTACCCAAAATTATTAGAGCTTATAACCTATGGCAAATTACTTAAAAAAGAATTTGAAGAAAGCAAAACCACACTGATTAAAGCAGGTGGTGGAAATAAACCGAAATTATCAGAGGAGGAGCAAATAGTTTTAATGCTAGTTTACTTAAGGCATTATCCGACCTTTCAGCTACTAGGAATAATGTTTGAAATAAGTGAATCGTCTGCCCATAATATATTCAATTATTGGCAGTCACTATTCGGAGAAAATTTACCAGCAAGTCTATTTGAACAACTAAAAAAGTTGCCAGAAGAAATAGAAAAAGTTAAAGAGGAGCTAATCCAACATGAACTAATAGTGGATGCGACAGAACAACCAGTAGAAAGACCTTTAGGGCAGGAGGCACAAAAACCATACTACTCAGGTAAACAAAAAAGGCATACCTCAAAAAGCCAAATAATCATTTGCCCAAAAATCAAGGAGATTGTGGATGTTGTGATAGGAGAAATAGGTTCAAAGAGCGATGTACAAATATTACGTCAAAGATTGGCTAAATTCCATCAAGAACAAGGCTTTCTAGGTGATAAAGCCTACGAGGGAGAATTCCAATTAACAACACCAAAAAAGAAACCAAAGGGGCGAGAATTAAGCAAAGAAGAAAAAGAAAGAAATAGTTGGTTATCGTCTCGACGAGTAGTGGTTGAACATATGATTCGATTGCTCAAAGTATTCAAAGTGATGCAAGAAAAATTTAGACTAAGAAAGGGAAGATATAAGTCATTAATCTCAACAGTATGTGGATTGGTGAGACTAAGGATAAATGCGCTGATATTAAGCATTATAAAATGTAGCGAATCAGGGCAGGTAATTGAGGTAAAGATGAGTCATTGTTTTTTGCCAGAATTGAATTTGGAGGTCTGA
- a CDS encoding ISL3 family transposase, with protein MLFFLENLLNLPKVNIRNVIQEGKQAFLILSCQEEEVKCNYCGSLTDELHQTNSVLVRDLSISGQMVYLKVPRRKFYCKDCQRFFTENLEFMEARRKYTVRYEEYIYGRVNVSSVEQVGREESLSWDQVNGIYQRQCEAKKKDWQGVKHLGMDEIAKRKGHQNFVTVLGDIEKGELIEVIDSHQQDKIIEVLMEKELEVREGVEQVSVDMWGGFPKVIEKVFPNAVIVTDRFHVMKALNEELNKIRKQTKLNVKIKGEKWLLLKNKEDLKEEELEKLELVLKQSARLRKAYEYKESFREIYEKVNDKEEGRLKFTEWLENAKSIYTDVISTIRRNLDSICNYFLSRTTNGAMEGINNRLKLIKRQAYGFMNFDNMRNRFLACFS; from the coding sequence ATGTTATTTTTTCTGGAAAATCTTCTGAATTTACCAAAAGTAAACATAAGAAATGTGATTCAAGAGGGAAAACAAGCGTTTTTAATACTGAGTTGTCAAGAGGAAGAAGTCAAATGTAATTATTGTGGTAGCTTAACGGATGAATTACATCAGACGAACAGTGTATTAGTAAGGGACTTGTCTATCTCTGGTCAAATGGTATATCTGAAAGTCCCTCGTCGTAAATTTTACTGTAAAGATTGTCAAAGGTTTTTTACAGAAAATCTAGAATTTATGGAAGCCCGTAGGAAATACACAGTGAGGTATGAAGAATATATTTATGGACGAGTAAATGTGAGCAGTGTGGAACAAGTAGGTAGAGAGGAATCTCTATCATGGGATCAAGTGAATGGAATTTACCAACGTCAATGTGAAGCTAAAAAAAAAGATTGGCAAGGAGTAAAACACCTCGGGATGGATGAAATAGCGAAACGAAAAGGTCATCAGAATTTTGTAACAGTGTTAGGAGATATAGAGAAAGGAGAATTAATAGAAGTGATAGATAGTCATCAACAAGATAAAATCATCGAAGTGCTGATGGAGAAAGAATTAGAGGTGAGGGAAGGAGTAGAACAAGTGAGTGTAGATATGTGGGGAGGATTTCCTAAAGTAATAGAAAAAGTATTTCCGAATGCAGTAATTGTAACAGATAGATTTCATGTAATGAAGGCGTTGAATGAAGAATTGAATAAAATCCGTAAACAGACAAAATTGAATGTAAAAATCAAGGGAGAAAAGTGGCTATTATTAAAAAATAAAGAAGACCTAAAAGAGGAAGAGTTAGAAAAACTAGAATTGGTGTTAAAGCAATCTGCTCGTTTGCGTAAAGCGTATGAATATAAAGAGTCATTTAGAGAGATATATGAAAAAGTAAATGATAAGGAAGAAGGAAGATTAAAATTTACAGAATGGTTAGAGAATGCAAAGAGCATTTATACAGATGTAATTAGCACAATTCGTAGGAATTTGGACTCTATTTGTAACTACTTTTTGAGTCGAACGACGAATGGGGCAATGGAAGGCATCAATAATCGTCTTAAACTAATCAAGCGTCAAGCTTATGGATTTATGAACTTTGATAATATGCGAAATCGTTTTTTAGCTTGCTTTTCATGA